The genomic interval TCGTCGAGTTCGACGCCGCCGACCGCCTTCACCAGCGCCAGCGCGCGCTCGACCTTGGTGCGCCGCCACGACTCCTCGCGGGACTCGTAGGTCCGAACCGCCCGCAGGAAGTCGACCTTCGAGAACTCCGGCCAGTAGGGGGTACAGAAGAACACCGCGGCCTCGTTGCCGTTGGCGTGCCACGGCAGGAAGTTCGAGGTCCGCTCGTCGCCGCCGGTCCGGATGATGAGGTCGACGTCGCGCAGGGAGTCGTCGTAGAGCCGCCGCTCGATTTCGGCCACGTCGATCTCTTCGGCGGCGAGGTCGCCCGATTCGACGTCGCGGGCAACGTCGCGGGCCGCGCTCAGGAGTTCGTTGCGCCCGCCGTAGGCGAGCGCGACGTTCAGCGTGAACTCCTCGTAGTCGGCAGTCCGGCGCTCGGCGTAGGCGACCGCCTCCCGGACCCGGTCGGGTAGCATCCCTTCGTCGCCGATGACCCGGATGCGGACCTCCCCGTCGTGGACCCGGTCGTCGTCGCCGAACTCGTAGAGCTTCTCCTCCAGCAGGTCGAACAGCGCCTCGCGCTCGTGGTCCGGACGGTCGAAGTTCTCGGTCGAGAACGCGTACAGCGTCAGCTCCTCGACGCCCATGTCCTTGCACCAGTCGAGCACGCGCTCGGTCGTCTGCGCGCCCGCGCGGTGGCCGTCGGGCGCGTCGGCTCCCTGCCGGTCGGCGTACCGGCGGTTGCCGTCTTGGATGACCGCGACGTGCGTCGGTGCGCCGGATATCTCCCGTCGGAGGAGGCGCTCGTAGGCGGCGTGGAACCGCCGCCGTACCCACGATGACATCGGTTGGTCGGACAGAGAGCGCCGAGGGGCATCAGCGTTATGACTGTCGAGCCGTCGGCTGTGGTAGTCGGTCCCATTACAGCTTCACCTAGGTCCATACCTTTTTAAGCATGGAGCGACTCTGGACGAGTGCAATGGCGAAAGGTACGGTTGATTTCTTCAACGACACTGGCGGTTACGGTTTCATCGACACCGAGGACGCGGACGAGGACGTTTTCTTCCACATGGAAGACGTCGGCGGCCCCGACCTCGAAGAGGGGCAGGAAGTCGAGTTCGACATCGAGCAGGCCGACAAGGGCCCGCGCGCGAAGAACCTGACGCGCCTCTGAACGGTATCGTACGTAAGTGAAACGAGTTTTTCTTAGAGCCGATAGACCAGCCGTGGCTCTCGCGGAATCGCAGGGCGTTTAACCGCCCGACCGAATTGCTCGAACATGGGAGACCCACTCGACGAGGACCTGTATCGCCGGACGAAGCAGTTGCTCGAACCCGGCGACATCGAACTCAACGGAGCCATCGTCCACACCGACTTCGGGAGCGACGAGGACATCGAGATGCACCAGACGACCGTCGACGTGGGAGAGATAATCGCCGAACGCGCGGGTCATGACCCCAGAGACACGTTCGTCTACTCGGGCACCGACGACACCGACTTCGCCTCGAACCAGCACCAGGGGCTGACGCTGGACGACGAGGAGTTCGTCTGGGAGTGCCAACAGCTCCTGCGCGAGGGGACCTTCGACGTGGTCTTCTACTACGAGGCCAGCGCCGACCACGGGGGCATCCTCGACGACGTTCGCGAACTGGGCTTCGAGGTGACCGGCGTCGAGGGGTCGTGACGGGACGAGACGTCGTGACGGAACGAAACGTCGTGACGCGACCGGAGGCCGTGGGGTCACGGCGGGTCGGGACGCCGTCGGGAGTCGCGACGGCGTCGCGACTCCCGACGCGTCGGCGAGAGGCGGTCGAACTGTCTCGTTTGGAAGGCTTTACGTACTATCCATCCATACTCCGGACCAAGAACCGCGGACTCCGTCCGCAGGGTGAACCATGACGTTCGGAACAACTGGCACGCGTTCGGGGAGGCGATGGCCGTGACGGCAGGCACGGGCGTCGTATCGGGAGTCCGGGTCAGCCACGACCGCGCGAGCCTCGACGACGTCGAAGCCGCCTGCCATCCCGACACCGGGGCGGTCGTCGAGCGACTGCTCGCGGTGCCGGGCGTCGGCGAGGCGTTCGCGCTCCAGACCTGCAACCGGTTCGAGGCGTACGTCGTCACCGACGAACCCACGACCGGGCGGGCGGTCCTCGCCGACTTCGCGCCCGACGCGGCGGGCCACGTCACCGTCGAGATGGGCCACGAGGAGAGCCTGCGCCACCTGATGCGGGTCGCGGCTGGCCTCGAATCGCTCGTGCTCGGGGAGGACCAGATCATCGGGCAGGTCCGGGACGCCTACGAGACCGCCCGCGAATGCGGGGCCATCGGCCCGATGCTGGAGGACGCGGTGACCAAGGCCATCCACGTCGGCAAGCGCGCCCGGACCGAGACCGCCATCAACGAGGGCGCTGTGTCGGTCGGGAGCGCCGCGGTCGAACTCCTCGCCCAGCACTGCGATCTGGCCGACGCCACCGCGCTCGTCGTCGGCGCGGGCGAGATGGGGTCGCTGGCGGCACACGCGCTGGCCGACGCCGAGGTCGAGACGCTGTACGTCGCCAACCGCTCGCCCGCGAACGCCGCGGAACTCGCGAACGAGGTCGACCACGACGACGCACGCGCGGTCTCGCTCGACGGACTCGCCTCGGCGCTCGACGCCGCCGACGCCGTCGTGAGCGCGACCGGGAGCGAGGACCACGTACTCGACGCCAGCCGCCTCGCCGACCGCGGCGACACGCTGGTCGTCGACATCGCCCAACCGCGGGACGTCTCGCCCGCCGCCGACGCGCTCGATGGCGTCACGGTCCACGACATGTCGGCGCTCGAATCGGTCACCGGCGAGACCGAGCGTCGCAGGCGCGAGGCCGCCGAGTCGGTCGAGGCGATGATCGACCGCGAGTTCGAGCGCCTGCTGGAGGGCTACAAGCGAAAGCGCGCCGACGAGGTCATCGCCACGATGTACGAGAGCGCCGAACGCATCAAGGCCCGAGAGGTCTCGGAGGCGCTCACAAAGCTCGACGCCCACGGCGACTTCACCGACGACCAGCGCGAGGTCGTCGAGTCGATGGCCGACGCGCTGGTGTCCCAACTGCTCGCGCCGCCGACCAAGAGCCTCCGGGACGCCGCCGCCGAGGACGACTGGACGACCATCAACACCGCGCTCCAGTTGTTCGACCCCGAGTTCGGGGACGGCGAGGGGCCGTCGGAGGCCACCGTCAGGGGTGACGAGATACCCGACGCGGTACTCGAAGAGCTGTCCGGTTCGGCCCCGGTCGCCGCGGACGACGACGACTGATCGGTCACTCGTTCATCTCGGCAGGCGGGCGAACAGGTTTATTTCCGCAGGATAGAGCCAACGCTCACGAGAACTCCGAGTAGAGTAATCAATGACGCAAGGAGGGCAAATCCGGCGAGGAGGCTGATCAGCCCGAATGGATTAACGACGTTTGCAAGCAAATCGAGGACGGCCCATCCGACAGCGAGTGCGACGAACCCTCCCACGAGCTTTATGAGGTTGTCGATGGCTTGCCGTTTGGTCGTTTGTTCGGTCATCATCGGTATCGATCTGCGCCTCCTCTCGTATTCGGTACTGGACTTTGGTGCGCCATCGTCATAATTGTTGGTAACTAGCTATCGTCGGTCGTTTCCCCAGAATCGTCTGCGGCCGGTTCCTCCGCCGCTTCCGGTTTCGTTTCGCCTTCGGATTCACAATTGCTCGGTTCTGGTTCCGAACCCTCTCGGTCGGAATCGGACCTTGTCGGTTCTCCCTCCGAACCGGTCTCCTCGCTGTCGGTCGGCTCGGTTTCGAACTGCTCTCCTTCGGAACCGTCAGTCATCTCACCGACCATCGATAACGCCACGAATCCTATCATGGTAAGCGTAAACAGAACGAGTACCAGTGATAGCTTCAGGATTGCCGCCGTATCCGACGTGATTCCGCCAATAACGGCGAACAATCCGGCGAAAACGAGGGCGAGAACGCCCAGTAGGAGGAAGTCGCTCACGCGGTCGTCCACACTCGACTGTTCGTCGGTCGTGAACCGTATCAGGCCCGTGAAGAGCGGAAGCAGGATTCCTATCGCTTGGATGAGTCGGAGCGTGTGCTCGGGATTAGGGTCGAGGGCAGTCGAGGTGGCATTTTCCCACTTACTCCCCGACCACGAACCGAGGTTCTCAATTACTCCCGCGTTCCCCACCCCGATGCGGGAGTTCGGCGGAACGAGGCCGACCGCATTTAGAACGACACCGAGACAGATACCAACCCCGACCAGACTTCCGGCTACGGCTACATCTCTCCAACTATACTGCCGAACGCGACGGTCCTTCAACGAGGTCAGCCAATCTCTCACCAATATAACTATTTGTGACTAAATAACCTATAAAAATAAGCGTTTCTATATCTCGTGGCCCTGCCACCGAACTTTATGTCTCAGCACGACGAACCCCCACCTATGGCAGACCTACTCTCCGACGACGAGGTCAGCGAGCGACTCCCCGACGGCTGGGACCGCGAGGGCGAGGAGATCGTCAGGACGTTCGAGTTCGACGACTACCTCGAAGGCGTCGCGTTCGCCTCGGAGGTCGCCGAAATCTCCGAAGAGGAGTTCCACCACCCCGAGATTCGCATCGGCTACGAGGAGGTCGAGGTCCGGTTCACGAGCCACGAGGCGGGCGGCATCACCGACGACGACATCCACATGGCCGAACTGACCAACGACGTCAGATGACGGCGATGGACGAGGGCCGGTAATGGCGATGGACGAGGGCCGATGACGGATTCGAACGAGACCCGACCACGGCGATAGACGACAGCCGATAATGGACGCCCGCTACGTGTTCGCGGTCCGATTCCGGCTCGACCCCGACGCCCGCGGCGTCGGGGTCGAGCCAGACGAGTTCGAGACGCGTCTCACTCGGGAGGCCGACCCGCCGGGCGAGGAGGGGTGGCTGTTCTTCCGGGACAACCTCTGGCGCGGCGAGGTGAACGACGCCGACCACTTCCGGCGGCTCACCGAGGAGGCGCTGGGCGTGACGGTGGTGTCGGTCGAGTACCGCGCGTTCGAGACCGACGAGGCGTATCTGGAGGCGCTGAAAGACGAGATTCGCGACGACCTCGGGACGTTCAACGCGACCAGCGTCTCGGAAGTCATCACCAAGTACCTCGGGAGTTCGGTCGAGGTCGGTCCATAGCAAACGGAAGAAATATTTATGCTTCCGGAGGCCCTAGAGGTGTGTCCCCATGGTCGCCCGCGAGTACGATTACTGGTTGCTCGACCTCGACGGCACGCTCATCGACGTGGACTGGTCGTATCCGCGGTCGGTGTTCGACCGGGTCGGCACCCGCCTCGGCCGGGAGTTCACCGACCGCGAGGCAGAGATCATCTGGCACGGTCTCGGCGGGGGGCGCGACGCCCAGTTGCGCGAGTGGGGTATCGACCCCGGGGACTTCTGGCCCGTCTTCCACGAGATAGAGGACCCCCAGCGCCGGGCCGAGGAGACGTTCCTCTACGAGGACGCCGAGTTCGTGGCCGACCTCGACTGCCCGGTCGGTCTCGTGACCCACTGCCAGCCGTTCCTCACGAACCCGGTCCTCGACCACCTCGACATCCGCGACTGGTTCGACACCATCGTGTGTTGCAACGAGGACCTCGGGTGGAAGCCCGACCCCGCGCCGGTCGAGCACGCGCTGACCGACCTCGGAGCGGGCGCAATCGGCCACGAGGGGGTGTTCGCGGGCGACGGCGCGAGCGACGTGGGCGCGGCGTGGAACGCGGGCCTCGACGCGGTCCACGTCGAGCGCCACGGCCACGCCCACCGCCAGCAGTGCGTGCTCGGCGACTACCGGGTGAACAGCTTCGACGAACTGCTGGCGACTCCCGACGCCGACTGACCTCAGAGCGGTCGCGGGTCGACGGGCGTCCCCTCGACGACCCGTTCGACCAGTTCGTTCCACGCCTCGCGGTCGGCCCGGAGGTCCTCGACCGGGATGCCCCGGTTATCGGTCTTGAGGCGCGGGCCGATGTCGAACCCGCCGCCGGGGTGGTACAGCCGGTCCCCGCGCTCGAAGAAGTCGGTGAAGTCACGCTTTTCGGCGTAGCCGACGACCGACACCGAGATGGGGAGGTGGCGCTCGCACCACTCCGCGACCGCGCGCTCGAACTCGGGGTCGTCGTCGGGGTAGGTCCCGGCGTCGGCCCACGGTTCGAGGCCGACCCGGTCGGGCAGGTCGAGCTTGCAGAGGACGAACGGGTCGGCGTCGCCGTGGTCGCGCCAGATGCTCGCGCGGACCGCCAGCCACAGATTTCTGGGTTTGGTCTTCTTCACGTCGAACCCGACGCCCGGCGGGTACTCCCCGTCGGGACCGATTCCGCCGAGGTCGGCGTCGTCGGTCTCCTCGATGTCGCCGTACACGTCCCAGTCGACGGTCGACTCCACGCCGAACTCCTCGTCGAGCAGTCGCTGAAACGCGACCTCCCCGAGTTTGCCCTCGATTCGGTCGGCGACGAACTTCGTCATCGTCCGCTCGTTGTCGCCGCTACCGACGCCCGCGCCCCAGTCCTTGGTGGGCGACGACTGGTCGTACCACAGCGCCATCCCGTGGCGTAGCGCCCGCCGGAAGGGCGTCTCCCCGAGTTCGTAGGTGAAGTCCATACGCGTCGTTGCGCGGAGTGAATTAAAAACGTTCGCCTACGGTGAAAATCCGGGACGGGACGTGAACCGGCCGACATCCGACAGCACGGATTCGAGCGCTCGCACGCCCTCCTTGTCGGTCCGGTCGGGGTTCGCCAGCACCCGGACCGTCTCGACGCCGACGGGCACGAAGCCCAGACCCAGCTTCTCGGCGGTCGCGCGCAGGCCGAGTCCGGCGTCGGCCTGCCCGCCAGCGACCTTCCGCGCGGGGCTCTCGTGGGCCTTCGCCGAGAGTTCGAAGCCGTCGATGGCCTCGACGAGGTCGCGACGCGAGACGCCTCTGTCGTCGGCGAGGTCGGCGAGAGCGTTCCCGAGGTTCGTCCGGAGGCCCGAGTCGGTCCCGCGGTTGACGAACCGTAGGTCGCGGTCGACGAGGTCGGCGAGGCCCTCGACTTCCTCGGGGTTCCCGCTCGCGACGACCAGCCCCCACTCGCGCTCGTAGGAGCCGAGTTCCTCGGCGGAGAGCGACCCGCGAGCGGGTCGCTCTCCGCCGTCCGCGGTCGTCACCGCGAAGTCGGCCACGCCGTCGCGGAGCCGACGCAGGCCCTGCCGGGACCCGACCGCGAGGTAGCGCGGCCGGTCGAGTTCGTCGAGCAGGCGCGCCAGCACGGGGTCGTCCTCGCCGACGCCCAGCACCGAGGGCGGGCGCACGTCGGGCGAGAACAGTTCGACCGCGACCGCCTCGCCCTCCGCGACGTAGGCGGTGTCGGGAGCCACCTCGGCCACGCCGTCGGCCTCGACGAGGCTGGTGGTCGCGCCGCTCCCCTTGTCGACGGCGTAGGCGAGGAGGTCTCCCTCGCCGTCCTCGACCAGTCCCACGGGCATCAGCCGCATCCGACCCTCGTCGAAGCGCTCCTCGGCGGCCATCCGGGCCTCGACGGTCGCGGTCGCTGGTTCGGGGAGTCCGGCGGCGTCTCGGATCGCGGGCGCGACGAACGTCCGGAAGATGGTCAGCGCCGAGACGGGGTAGCCCGGCAGGCCGACGTAGGCGGAGTTATCGAGCCGCCCCACCAGCATCGGCTTGCCGGGCTTGACCGCGACGCCGTGGAGCAGGAGTTCCCCGCGCTCCTCGACGACCCGGTAAATCACGTCCACCGCGCTCGCGCTGGTCGAACCGGACGAGAGCACGAGGTCGCACTCGTCGGCGGCCTCTCTGAGAACGCGCTCCATCTCGTCGTAGTCGTCGCCCGCGTGGGGGTAGAGCCGGGGGTCGCCGCCCGCCTCCTCGACCGCGGTCGCGACGGTGTAGCTGTTGACGTCGTATATCTGGCCCGCGGCGCTGTTCAGTCGCTCGCCGGGCCGGACCAGCTCGTCGCCGGTCGAGACGATGCCGACCGTCGGCTTCCCGACGACCGGCACCGACTCGACGCCGAGCGCCGACAGCAGGCCGACCTCGCGGGGCGTGAGTCGGGTCCCGGGGCCGAGCGCGCGCTCCCCGGCGGCCACGTCCGCGCCCGCGAGCATTACGTGGTCGCCCGGCGCAACCGCGGTTCGGACCAGCACGTCGTCGCCGTCCTCTTCCGTTCGCTCGACCATCACCACGGCGTCGCCGCCGGGCGGCATCACCGCGCCGGTCGAGATTTCGACCGCTTCGCCCTCGCCGACCTCCACGTCGGGCTCCTCGCCCGCGTGGACCGCTCCGGCGAGCGAGAGCCTCGCGGGGTCGGCCTCGTCGGCCCCGAAGGTGTCCCGGGCCCGGACCGCGTAGCCGTCCATGCTCGCGCGGTCGAACCCCGGCACGTCGAGGTCGGCGTCGATCCGCTCGGCGAGGATTCGGCCCCGGGCGTCCCGAAGGGGGACCTCCTCGGGGTCGGGCGCGAGGTCGAGGCTGGCGATGGCGTCGCGGGCGTCTTCGGGCGGTGCGAGGTCTCGGAACTCCTTTCTGTCGGTCATCGGGTATCAGCTCCTGATTGGAAAATCGGTGTCCTTGTTGGTGTTCGACGCTCTCTGCAAACGGTAGACGACACGGCGGTTACGGCTTCGAAAGCCCCCGGGCGCTCGCGGTCGTTGCGCGGCATCTCTGCGCCTCTCAGCAACGCCCGGCGCAGAGAGGGGCCGCGCAAGCGACCACGGCCTTCGGCCGCGAGCGCCCGGCCCCTTTCAGTCCCGCCCGACAGTCTGCTCCACCGGCACGAAACCGTGGCCGGTGACGCTCTCCGCGGAGTATCGTGCCGGTCGGTCAGCCGCCCCTTGGCGGACTGAAAGGGCGAGCGCGCTCGACCGGCCCCCGGCGAAGTAAGCACCGCGGAAGCCCGGAACGGCGCGAAGCGCCGCACGCCCGGAACGCGGCGCGCAACGAGTCGCGGGCCGTCGAGCGTTCGAGGGCTTTCTGGGCGGTCGTCACTCCCGATACTGCGGCGCTCGCTCCAACCAAGCGTTCGTTCCGTCACGCCGACCACTCCCAGTCCTGCACGGAGACCGTCTCGCCCTCGGGGATCCCCTCGCGACCCTCCGGAACAGCGACCCAGCCGTCGGCCAGCGCGACGCTCGACAGCACGCCCGACCCGCTGGCTCTGGTGGGAGTCGCAATCCGCTCGCCGTCGTCCTCCTCGACTTTCACCCGAGCGAAGGTCCTGATTCCCGGTTCGCTCCGTATCTTTCGGTCGAGTCGCGCCTCGGTGGTCGGAAAGTCGTCGTCGGGAAGCCCGCAGACCGCCTTCAGCGCGGGCCGGAGGAACTGGACCGCGTTGACGATGCAGGCGACGGGATAGCCCGGGAGCATGACGACCGGGGTGTCCTCGACCAGCCCGACCGCCACCGGGTGGCCGGGCTTCAGCGCGACCCCGTGGAACAGGATTTCCCCGAGGTCGGCGACCACCTCGGGG from Halorussus salilacus carries:
- a CDS encoding molybdopterin biosynthesis protein, yielding MTDRKEFRDLAPPEDARDAIASLDLAPDPEEVPLRDARGRILAERIDADLDVPGFDRASMDGYAVRARDTFGADEADPARLSLAGAVHAGEEPDVEVGEGEAVEISTGAVMPPGGDAVVMVERTEEDGDDVLVRTAVAPGDHVMLAGADVAAGERALGPGTRLTPREVGLLSALGVESVPVVGKPTVGIVSTGDELVRPGERLNSAAGQIYDVNSYTVATAVEEAGGDPRLYPHAGDDYDEMERVLREAADECDLVLSSGSTSASAVDVIYRVVEERGELLLHGVAVKPGKPMLVGRLDNSAYVGLPGYPVSALTIFRTFVAPAIRDAAGLPEPATATVEARMAAEERFDEGRMRLMPVGLVEDGEGDLLAYAVDKGSGATTSLVEADGVAEVAPDTAYVAEGEAVAVELFSPDVRPPSVLGVGEDDPVLARLLDELDRPRYLAVGSRQGLRRLRDGVADFAVTTADGGERPARGSLSAEELGSYEREWGLVVASGNPEEVEGLADLVDRDLRFVNRGTDSGLRTNLGNALADLADDRGVSRRDLVEAIDGFELSAKAHESPARKVAGGQADAGLGLRATAEKLGLGFVPVGVETVRVLANPDRTDKEGVRALESVLSDVGRFTSRPGFSP
- a CDS encoding HAD family hydrolase, which translates into the protein MVAREYDYWLLDLDGTLIDVDWSYPRSVFDRVGTRLGREFTDREAEIIWHGLGGGRDAQLREWGIDPGDFWPVFHEIEDPQRRAEETFLYEDAEFVADLDCPVGLVTHCQPFLTNPVLDHLDIRDWFDTIVCCNEDLGWKPDPAPVEHALTDLGAGAIGHEGVFAGDGASDVGAAWNAGLDAVHVERHGHAHRQQCVLGDYRVNSFDELLATPDAD
- the uppS gene encoding polyprenyl diphosphate synthase, with protein sequence MSSWVRRRFHAAYERLLRREISGAPTHVAVIQDGNRRYADRQGADAPDGHRAGAQTTERVLDWCKDMGVEELTLYAFSTENFDRPDHEREALFDLLEEKLYEFGDDDRVHDGEVRIRVIGDEGMLPDRVREAVAYAERRTADYEEFTLNVALAYGGRNELLSAARDVARDVESGDLAAEEIDVAEIERRLYDDSLRDVDLIIRTGGDERTSNFLPWHANGNEAAVFFCTPYWPEFSKVDFLRAVRTYESREESWRRTKVERALALVKAVGGVELDEARGVIEKFRDKLPEGTSVEELEAEETAE
- a CDS encoding cold-shock protein, with protein sequence MAKGTVDFFNDTGGYGFIDTEDADEDVFFHMEDVGGPDLEEGQEVEFDIEQADKGPRAKNLTRL
- a CDS encoding 4a-hydroxytetrahydrobiopterin dehydratase translates to MADLLSDDEVSERLPDGWDREGEEIVRTFEFDDYLEGVAFASEVAEISEEEFHHPEIRIGYEEVEVRFTSHEAGGITDDDIHMAELTNDVR
- the lwrS gene encoding LWR-salt protein, giving the protein MDARYVFAVRFRLDPDARGVGVEPDEFETRLTREADPPGEEGWLFFRDNLWRGEVNDADHFRRLTEEALGVTVVSVEYRAFETDEAYLEALKDEIRDDLGTFNATSVSEVITKYLGSSVEVGP
- the hemA gene encoding glutamyl-tRNA reductase → MTAGTGVVSGVRVSHDRASLDDVEAACHPDTGAVVERLLAVPGVGEAFALQTCNRFEAYVVTDEPTTGRAVLADFAPDAAGHVTVEMGHEESLRHLMRVAAGLESLVLGEDQIIGQVRDAYETARECGAIGPMLEDAVTKAIHVGKRARTETAINEGAVSVGSAAVELLAQHCDLADATALVVGAGEMGSLAAHALADAEVETLYVANRSPANAAELANEVDHDDARAVSLDGLASALDAADAVVSATGSEDHVLDASRLADRGDTLVVDIAQPRDVSPAADALDGVTVHDMSALESVTGETERRRREAAESVEAMIDREFERLLEGYKRKRADEVIATMYESAERIKAREVSEALTKLDAHGDFTDDQREVVESMADALVSQLLAPPTKSLRDAAAEDDWTTINTALQLFDPEFGDGEGPSEATVRGDEIPDAVLEELSGSAPVAADDDD
- a CDS encoding DUF5778 family protein; amino-acid sequence: MGDPLDEDLYRRTKQLLEPGDIELNGAIVHTDFGSDEDIEMHQTTVDVGEIIAERAGHDPRDTFVYSGTDDTDFASNQHQGLTLDDEEFVWECQQLLREGTFDVVFYYEASADHGGILDDVRELGFEVTGVEGS